A genomic stretch from Salarias fasciatus chromosome 18, fSalaFa1.1, whole genome shotgun sequence includes:
- the LOC115405976 gene encoding transcription factor jun-D-like: METSLYPGTALNTPRLPGFYPHSTMMKKDINLNLEEQNSELKANPLRDTDGLLNSPDLGLLKLTSPDLERLIIQSNGLVSSGNPASQFLYPKSASDEQEFAEGFVKALEDLHKQNQLSEAGCVSVDRLELLGSAAAAGGGGGPAGLQASDLPVYTTLNGYAASPLGATTINYSTDTIPFPPPPAAHLSGAQQQQAAAAAAALSRLQTVGAVKDEPQTVPDMQSFGESPPLSPIDMDNQERIKAERKKLRNRIAASKCRKRKLERISRLEDKVKTLKTQNTELASTASVLREQVAQLKQKVMNHVSSGCQLLPNQVQAY; encoded by the coding sequence ATGGAAACGAGCCTCTACCCAGGCACCGCGCTCAACACCCCGAGGCTCCCCGGCTTCTACCCCCACAGCACGATGATGAAGAAGGACATCAATCTGAACCTGGAAGAGCAGAACTCCGAGCTGAAAGCGAACCCGCTCCGGGACACGGACGGACTCCTCAACTCCCCGGACCTGGGTCTCCTGAAGCTGACCTCCCCGGACCTGGAGCGCCTCATCATCCAGTCCAACGGGCTGGTCTCCTCCGGCAACCCCGCCTCCCAGTTCCTCTACCCCAAGTCGGCCAGCGACGAGCAGGAGTTCGCGGAGGGCTTCGTGAAGGCGCTGGAGGACCTCCACAAGCAGAACCAGCTGAGCGAGGCCGGCTGCGTCTCCGTGGACCGGCTGGAGCTGCTCGGATCGgccgcggcggcgggcggcggcggcggcccggcggggCTCCAGGCGTCAGACCTCCCGGTCTACACCACCCTGAACGGCTACGCGGCCAGTCCGCTGGGCGCCACCACCATCAACTACTCCACGGACACCATCCCCTTCCCGCCGCCCCCGGCGGCTCATCTGAGCggcgcgcagcagcagcaggcggcggcggcggcggccgcgctGTCACGACTCCAGACGGTCGGCGCGGTGAAAGACGAGCCGCAGACCGTGCCGGACATGCAGAGCTTCGGGGAGAGCCCCCCTCTGTCCCCCATCGACATGGACAACCAGGAGCGCATCAAGGCGGAGAGGAAGAAGCTGCGGAACCGGATAGCCGCGTCCAAGTGCCGCAAGAGGAAGCTGGAGCGCATCTCCCGGCTGGAGGACAAGGTGAAGACGCTGAAGACGCAGAACACCGAGCTGGCCTCCACGGCCAGCGTCCTCCGGGAGCAAGTGGCCCAGCTCAAGCAGAAGGTCATGAACCATGTGAGCAGCGGATGCCAGCTGCTGCCGAACCAGGTCCAGGCGTACTGA